A region of the Actinomycetota bacterium genome:
ACACGACGCCAGGCCTTGGCGTCGTAATCAGCGAGATTCTTCGTCTGATTTGCACTGTAGGCACAATGACGCGGTCGGGATCGCTTCAAGGCGCTCGGTGGGAATGTCGTTTCCGCAGAGTTCGCATTTGCCGTAAGTGCCCTTCGCGATTCGTTCTAGGGCGCCCTGGACTTCGAGGAGTGCGGCTCTCTGGTTGTCGTCCAACGACATGTCCAGCTCGCGGGCGAAGGCGGCAGAGCCTTGGTCGGCCATGTGGTCTCGGTAGTTGTTCTCCCCGCTCGCCTCCGACAGGGTCTCGTAACCTTCGCGGTTTATGCGCTCTACTTCGGCATCGAGGCGAACCCGCTCGATTTCCAGACGCTCTTTGAGCGCAGTCTTCAGTCTGTGGTCCATAGGGTGGATCCTGTTCGTGTGAATGTGTGCTCCCGGCTGAGTCGCATCGAAATCTCCTGATGCAAGTATATCACCTGGATATCAGCCCACCAGCGATGTCGAATGTCACGACGTCCACGGATTACCTTACTCAGCGGCGTCGATCGCCGTAAGAACGTCGGAGCATCTGGCGCAAAGCATCGCATCTCGCTCGTCGCCTGCCGGCTGACGAACATTCCAGCAGCGCGGACACTTGGTACCATCAGCAGCACTGACGGTGACGCTGGCCGTCTCGCCCGGGTGCAGGCGAACCGCAGAAACTATGAACATCTCAGCGAGTGCACTCTCGCCGCGGGCTTTCAGCACCTCGAGAACGACGGGCGTAGCGGTAACATCTATCGCCGCTTCCTGGCTCTTCCCGATGACCTTGAGCTCGCGTGCCTCCTCAAGCGATTTGGTGACGATATCGCGGATCTCGAAAACAGCCGAGTAGGCATTGCGCAAACTTGTCGCCTCTGTCGAGTGGTCCGTCTCGATTGAGTCGAGCGGCCACCCAGCAAGTTGCACGCTGACGACATCACCCCGGAGCGCGACCGGCATGAACTGCCAGACCTCCTCGGCGGTGAAGGTCAGGACCGGAGCCACCATTCTGACAAGGTCGCGAAGCATCGTGTAAAGAACCGTTTGCACGCTCCTGCGAGAGAGTGAGTCTGCAGCGTCTGAGTAGAGTCGGTCTTTGACCACGTCGAGATAGAACGAGCTTAGGTCGGTGACACAGTAGTTGAATACTGTGTGATAGACCTGGTGGAACTTCCAGTCGTCGTAAGCACGGGTTACCTTGCTCACGACATCCGAATGACGCACCAGCGCGTACCTGTCGATCTCTGGCATCGAATCCCAGGCAACGGATTCGCTGGGGTCGAAGTCCTCAAGATTCGACAGCATGAACCTGAAGGTGTTTCTGATCCTTCGATATGCGTCCGATGTGCGCGCGAGGATGTCATCGGAGATCGACACGTCTTGGCTGTAATCCGCCGAAGCAGCCCACAAGCGGATGATGTCAGCACCAGACTTCTCGATGACATCGAGCGGCGAGATCACGTTCCCGAGCGATTTACTCATCTTGCGACCCTCGCCGTCGACGATGAAGCCGTGAGTGAGCACCGCCTTGTACGGCGGGACACCATCGGCCCCCACACTGGTCAGCAAGCCCGACTGGAACCAACCCCGATGCTGATCGGTACCCTCGAGATACATCTCGGCAGGCCGACGAAGCTCAGGGCGTGCATCGAGCACGCTGGTGTGAGAGACCCCGGACTCGAACCACACATCCAGGATGTCATCCTCTGGGACGATCTCACTGGACTCACAGCGTTCGCACCTTACGGTCTCGGGTAGATACTCGGAGGGCTTTTTCGTGAACCAGGCATCGGCGCCTTCTGTTTCGAACAGCTCGATAACCGCCGAGAAGGACTCATCTGTAGCAACGGTCGAGTTGCACTGCGCACACTTGAAGACCGGGATCGGCACCCCCCATGCCCGCTGTCGAGAGATGCACCAGTCCGGACGGTCGGCGACCATGGAGCGAATGCGATTGACCGACCACCGAGGTATCCACTCCACCTCGTCGATCGCTGCCAGTGCACCATCCCTCAAGGGACGGATGCCATCGGCGGCGGCAGACATGGACACGAACCACTGCTCGGTGGCGCGGAAGATGACCGGCTTCTTGCAGCGCCAGCAGTGCGGATAGCTATGCAGCGTGTTGGCGCGATGCAGCAGCGCCCCTTCGGACTGCAGCCACTCGATGATGGCAGGGTTGGCCTTGTAGATCGTCATGCCCTCGAATCGTCCGCCACCTGGGCCGAAAACACCGTGGTCATCGACGGGCATGACTGTCTCAAGCCCATATCGCTGCCCGATCAGCCAATCCTCTTCGCCGTGACCAGGTGCTGTGTGTACGGCACCTGTCCCGACCGAAAGATCGACATGATCACCGATGATGACCACTCCGCTGCGGTCAGGATGGATGGGGTGGGCATAAGAGAGACCCTCGAGGTCGCTGCCCTTGACGGTGATGACCTGTCCATCGGGCGCCTTGACTAGATCGCTCAAGTCGAGCGCAAGGTCGTTGGAGAGTCGCTCGATCGAGTCGAGCGCAAGGATTATGACCTCGCCTTCGACCCTGACTCCAGCGTACAGAGCGTCCTGGGCAAGGGTGGCCGCCACATTAGCGGGCAGTGTCCACGGCGTGGTGGTCCAAATCAACAATGAGACCTTCTCGGCAGGTGCAGCGATCGCCGAAGGCGGATCCTGCAAGCGCAACTTGACGTATATCGAATGGCTCGTCACGTCGGAATACTCGATCTCAGCCTCAGCCAGAGCCGTGGTACAGCGAACACACCAGTGAATAGGCTTGGCCCCTTTGTAGATCATCCCGCGGTCATACATCCGCTGGAAGACCCGGACGTTGCCCGCCTCGTATGCCTTGTTCAGCGTCAAGTACGGGTCGTCGAAATCACCTTGGACTCCCAGGCGTTGGAACTCCTCCGACTGGATACCGACGTACTTCATCGCCCACTTTCGACACTCAGCCCGAAGCTCAGCCTGACTGATTGTGCTCATCCGCTCAGGCCCCAGATCCTTCTCGACCTGGTGCTCAATCGGCTGGCCGTGACAATCCCAGCCCGGAACATAGGGTGAGTAGTATCCACGCATCGACTTGTACTTCACGATCATATCTTTGAGGACCTTGTTGAATGCGGTCCCCATATGGATGTGACCGTTGGCATAAGGCGGGCCATCGTGCAGGATGAAGGTATCCGAAGGCATGTTGTCGGATACCCTTTTGCGGTAGACATCGTTCTCGCGCCAGAACTCGAGCCACTGCCCTTCGCGCTGCGCAAGATTGGCCCGCATCGGAAAATCGGTGTGTGGCAGGTTCATTGTGTCTTTGTAGTCTGGCTTCTTGCCCATGATCTCCCTAGTCCCAAGATCGAGTGTGTCATGTGGAAGTGGCTACATCGGTAGCCCATCTATCGTCACAGGAGTGCAATCCGTCGCAAAGTACGGATTAGTCGATCTCCTCGATGTCATCATCGTCATCCGACTCTCCGAACATCTGCAAGGAGCCTGATCCAAACTCCTTGGGCTCTTCGAAGACCGGAATCTCTGCCTCAAGGTCTGTCGATGCCAGCTCACCAAGGGCTATCGCTTGAACGAAGCCGGACGCAGGCGGCTCGGTGGAGACTGGAGCCACTGCTGCTGGCTTCTCTGCCACTGGTGCAGCGGACGCGCTCGTCTCTTTCCTGGGAGCTGAGGGTTCGGGTGTGGGGTCGGCGGCCTTCGGGCCTGGAGCCTCTGCGGCTCCAACCTTGACGTCTCCCACCACCCCCTCCTCGGTCCGTCCGAGCAGGACGGTGACATCATCCGCAAGTGGCACAACAGTCAGCGCCTTGAGGTGGGACTGGAGCATCTGCGAAAAAGTGCTGCGGAAGTCTTCTTCGGCCTTCTTGATTACCACCAGCTCGGAGGCGACTTTCTGCTTCTGCGTCAAGGCGTCATGGATGATCTCCTTTGCCTTGACCTCCGCATCCTTGAGTATAGAGCTTGCATCGTTCTGTGCGCGGGCGGCGATATCTTCGGCTGAGCGCTGGGCGGCGACAAGTGTGTTGTGCAGGGTCTCCTTCTGGGCCTCGAAGCCCCTGATCTGCTCCCGCGCTGCCTCCAGTCGTTCAGACAGGTCGATATTCTCTTTGAACAGGCGCTCAAACTCATCAGCGACATCATCGAGGAACTTGTCGACCTCATCGATGGCGTACCCGCGAAGCGAGTTCCTGAACTCTTTGTGGTGTATGTCGAGCGGAGTGAGTTTCATCGCAAAAAGCCTTTCTTCCCTACCTACCTATAGACCGATTGCCACTAGGGCCGTGACCAAGAGCGGGCGAATCAACCATGACAGTACGAGTATTGCCACGATTGGCGAAATATCTATCATTCCTAGCGACGGAACGATCTTTCGAAAGATGCCGATGTATGGCTCGACTACAGTCCCCAAGATTCTGCGGATCTCCCAGATCACCCCTGACGCGGGCAACCATGAGAGTAACACGTAAGCGATGATCAATATCTGGTAAAAGTCGATGGCCCTGGCCACAACTGAGGACACGTCGATCACGGGTTCAGCTCCTTCGCCCGAGTGACTGCGGCATTCACTGCCTTGGCGAATGCGCTCCTAAGCCCACTCTCTTCGAGAGCCGCTATCGCAGCGGCGGTAGCGCCGCCGGGGCTAGCGACATCGTCAGCAAGTTGGGCAGGGTGGGCTCCCGTGGTTTCCAGCAGATCCGCTGTCCCACGCATCGTCTGAACGACTAGGGCCTGGGCTGCCTCTCTTGAAAGTCCATGCTGCACGCCGGCCCGCGTCAAAGCATCGATGACGATGGCCATGTATGCCGGCCCGCACCCTGAGATGGCCGTTGCGGCATCGAGGTGCTGCTCGGCAAGAATGATCGTCTCGCCGACAGAGCCGAAGAGAGCCTGTGCTAACGCGATCTGCTCATCAGACACCTCGGCGCCGGGACAGATCACGCTCATCCCCTGCCCCGCCATCACAGGAGTGTTAGGCATCACGCGCACGACAGCAGTCGCTTGCGGTAGGACCGACTCCAGCCGAGTAGTGGTCACACCCGCGGCAATCGAGATTACCAGCGCTGAGCCGACAATGGGAGCGAGTTTCGGCAACACAGACGGCAGGGCCTGCGGCTTGACCGCCAGCAAAGCCACATCGAACCCGGTCTCAATCTCTTGTGGAGTGGGGAAACAGAGGACACCGTATGTGTCGGTCAAAACCGAGCGGCGACCAGGCGAAGGCTCGACAACGGTGATGCTCGAGGACTCTAGGGCTCCGCTGGACACCAGTCCAGCAATGATGGCTTCGCCCATCCTGCCACCGCCGATGACGGCAAGGCGGGTCTCCCGCGCGAGCGCCAATCCAGCGCTGGACGTCATAGGTCGACTCCGCCGAACAGCCCTCGGTCCTTCATGCGCCTGACATCCCCGTCGGAAACGTCGACGTTAGTCGGAGTCAGCATGAACACCTTATCCGACACTCTTTGCAAGCCGCCATCGAGTCCGTAGGTCAGCCCGCTGGCGAAGTCGATGAATCGCTTAGCTAGCTCCGGAGACGTGCTTGTCATGTTGATGATGACCGGAGTGCCTTGTTTGAACTTGTCTGCGATGCTCTGTGCCTCGTTGAAGCCCTTGGGCTCCACTATATGCATCTTGAGCTGCGGAGATATGCTGCTGACCTCAGAAGCCGATGGGACAGCACGCAGTCTCTGGGGCTCCCTTGACCAATCGCGCGAATAGTCGGCCTCGGGCTGCCGCTCGATTCGGCGGACCGAACTCGAGCGCTCGGTGGCCCGTGAGCTCCACTGCTCTTCAGGTTCCGCATCGTCCTCGTCGCGGATTCCGTCGTCATCTTCGTCGTCATAATCGTCGTAGTAGTCGTAATCACCGAAACCAAGACGCGCCTTGATTCTATTCCAAAGACCCACGATCACTCCTCCGCCTGGGAGCCTTCGGCTATCTGCCGAAGATGGCCCGACCGATACGAACAATGGTAGACCCTTCTTCGACCGCAACACGATAGTCGTTGGTCATACCCATTGAAAGTTCATCTAACTCTACCCCATTGTGGGGCTTGACGCACAGGTTATCCCGCACTTCTCGCAACTCCTGGAAGACCCAGCGCTGATCCTCGGGGGAGCCGAACGGGGCCATCGTCATCAAGCCCTTCACCACGATGTTGTCCATCTTGTCGGCTTCGAGCAAAACATCTGCGAGGTCGCACGGCGCAAATCCATGCTTCGTGGCCTCGCCGGCGACGTTGACCTGCAACAGGACCGGCTGCCTGACGTCGACATCCGCAGCCCTCGAATCGATGGTTTCGAGTAGCCTGAGTGAATCGACCGAGTGAATCAGGTGCGCCTTCCCGACCACATGCTTGGCCTTGTTCGTCTGCAAAGTGCCGATGAAATGCCACCTGGCTTCCGGGAACATCGCCTGCTTTCCCGAGAATTCCTGGACCCTGTTCTCTCCCAGATCTAGGATGCCGGCTGCCAGAGCTTGCTGAATCTCCGGTACGCCGACGTTCTTGGTTACGGCGACCACGGTGATGTCACAGGCATCCCGGCCGACATGGTCAGCGGCTTCGGCAACCTGTCTGCAAATCCACTCGTATCGCTCAGCAATCGCGCCCAAAGAAGGTTCTATTGCTCCTCGTTCGGCGTGCAGGAACCATCGAACTCACCAGTGACCAGGTATGCGATTCGCTCTCCGATGTCGACTGCATTGTCAGCGATGCGCTCAAGATAGCGTGCCGCCAAGACCATCGAAGATGCCCACTCGATATCCTCGTCCTCGTCCAATCTGCCAAGCTCTCTGAAGAACTGCTTGTAGAGATGGTCAATCGGCTCGTCGAGGTCTTCCAGTTTTCTGGCAAGCTCCAGGTCGCTGTTTTTCAGGGCCTCGCTCATCGCTTCGAGTACGCGATAAACGAGATTACCCTGTGCCTGGATCAGGTCGTAGAGAGTCTGGGGCCCACGACGTCCAGCAGTTCGCTTGGTGGCACGAGCGATGTTGACCGACAGGTCCGCCATGCGCTCAAGATGCAGCGAGATGTAGGTCAGCGAATACAGCAACCTGAGATCCCGGGCCACCGGGAACTGGGTCGCTATGATCTCGATAGCGTGCTCCTCGACCCCGAGGCATCGGCGATCGAAGTCAGAGTCGCCATCGATTACAAGCTGGGCTGCATCGACATCACCGTCGACGAGGGAACGTACGGCGAGTCTGGTAACCTCCGTGACGTCGTGGGATATCTCGACGACCTCTGCCCTTAGGTCTCTCAGTTCATTCCTGAATTCTTCGCGCATATTCGCGCACTCCTTAATATGACGAATACGATTGAGTCTACGCCTGATTATAACAGCAGATTGATCGATTCCGAGACCACCATCAGCCATTACTCGAACCGATTAGTTATGGCGAACCGGTGTCAACAGAGTGTAAAAAATCGATTCACTCGATTGAGGCCAGCGCTCCATGGCGACCAGTGGTTCCCTCCGAACGATACGAAAAGAAGCGATCTGTGTTGTGTGCGGTGCATATCTGCAGACTGGCGATGCGCCCGACAAGAAGCCCCGCGCGGAGCAAGCTGATCTCAACAGCAGCGTGAAGGTCGATGTTCGGGCCAGCCACAACGGATTGCCCGAACTTGGCAGCGAAGGCCGACGAAAGCTCTTCGGCGACTCGAAAACAGCAACTCCCGATATGTGCGCCGATGTAGGCGGAGATACCTTGAGGGGAGCATCCGGCTCGATTTATCAACTCAACTGCTGCCCGCTCTGGAAGCGAGCTCATTATCCCTCTCCAGCCGGCATGGACCACGCAGACCGAGGGGATCGGACCCTCGGCGACCAAGATGATTGGAACGCAATCGGCATACAGCATTAGCAGGGGGACATGGCGCTCGTGGGTCAGCAGTGCATCGCTGGCCGCCGCGATGAATGGATCGGCGTACCCGGACGCCCTGCAGCACAACGCTCCCCGATCGATGATCGCTATCGAATCGCCATGAACTTGCTCGGCGACTACGAGATCGACTACCTCCGGATCGATGCGAGCCGCCGAAAGAAACCTGGCTCTATTCGCAGCCACGTGTGCCGCATCATCCCCGACGTGAGTGGCGAGATTCAGTGATCGCCAGGATGATCGACTGACTCCCCCTGTGCGCTCGGAGAACGCAACTTGAATCCGGGAGCGATCGTACAGGCTTTGATCGGTATGGATCACCACCCCGTCGGATTGCTCGCGTCTGTCGAGCCGAGGTATCGGAAGCGTCATTTGTCAATCCTCCGATTTCCGCTTGAATTCATTCTGGCCTCTACGCATGATACCGGAGCCTCGGAGACTTTCATGATTAGAGAGTCCTGGTTAGGGATAGAATCGTATAGGATTGAGTTTGCGATGGCGGGATTGAAGGTTTGGGAAGGGGACGCAATGAATCTTTCAAGAGCCCTGTCGGCACCCTTTGAGGATCGAGAGTGGTTGGTCAAGGTAGGGCTGGGGGGCCTGTGGGGGCTACTGCTCCCACTGATACCAGCGCAATTGGGGGCCATGCTCGCATACATCCGCTCCGTGGCAGAGGGCAATGAGGAGCTTCCCTCGTGGAACGATTTCGGGCAGAAGTGGATTCAAGGCTTGCTGGTG
Encoded here:
- a CDS encoding TraR/DksA C4-type zinc finger protein — protein: MDHRLKTALKERLEIERVRLDAEVERINREGYETLSEASGENNYRDHMADQGSAAFARELDMSLDDNQRAALLEVQGALERIAKGTYGKCELCGNDIPTERLEAIPTASLCLQCKSDEESR
- the ileS gene encoding isoleucine--tRNA ligase; its protein translation is MGKKPDYKDTMNLPHTDFPMRANLAQREGQWLEFWRENDVYRKRVSDNMPSDTFILHDGPPYANGHIHMGTAFNKVLKDMIVKYKSMRGYYSPYVPGWDCHGQPIEHQVEKDLGPERMSTISQAELRAECRKWAMKYVGIQSEEFQRLGVQGDFDDPYLTLNKAYEAGNVRVFQRMYDRGMIYKGAKPIHWCVRCTTALAEAEIEYSDVTSHSIYVKLRLQDPPSAIAAPAEKVSLLIWTTTPWTLPANVAATLAQDALYAGVRVEGEVIILALDSIERLSNDLALDLSDLVKAPDGQVITVKGSDLEGLSYAHPIHPDRSGVVIIGDHVDLSVGTGAVHTAPGHGEEDWLIGQRYGLETVMPVDDHGVFGPGGGRFEGMTIYKANPAIIEWLQSEGALLHRANTLHSYPHCWRCKKPVIFRATEQWFVSMSAAADGIRPLRDGALAAIDEVEWIPRWSVNRIRSMVADRPDWCISRQRAWGVPIPVFKCAQCNSTVATDESFSAVIELFETEGADAWFTKKPSEYLPETVRCERCESSEIVPEDDILDVWFESGVSHTSVLDARPELRRPAEMYLEGTDQHRGWFQSGLLTSVGADGVPPYKAVLTHGFIVDGEGRKMSKSLGNVISPLDVIEKSGADIIRLWAASADYSQDVSISDDILARTSDAYRRIRNTFRFMLSNLEDFDPSESVAWDSMPEIDRYALVRHSDVVSKVTRAYDDWKFHQVYHTVFNYCVTDLSSFYLDVVKDRLYSDAADSLSRRSVQTVLYTMLRDLVRMVAPVLTFTAEEVWQFMPVALRGDVVSVQLAGWPLDSIETDHSTEATSLRNAYSAVFEIRDIVTKSLEEARELKVIGKSQEAAIDVTATPVVLEVLKARGESALAEMFIVSAVRLHPGETASVTVSAADGTKCPRCWNVRQPAGDERDAMLCARCSDVLTAIDAAE
- a CDS encoding DivIVA domain-containing protein, with the protein product MKLTPLDIHHKEFRNSLRGYAIDEVDKFLDDVADEFERLFKENIDLSERLEAAREQIRGFEAQKETLHNTLVAAQRSAEDIAARAQNDASSILKDAEVKAKEIIHDALTQKQKVASELVVIKKAEEDFRSTFSQMLQSHLKALTVVPLADDVTVLLGRTEEGVVGDVKVGAAEAPGPKAADPTPEPSAPRKETSASAAPVAEKPAAVAPVSTEPPASGFVQAIALGELASTDLEAEIPVFEEPKEFGSGSLQMFGESDDDDDIEEID
- a CDS encoding YggT family protein; its protein translation is MIDVSSVVARAIDFYQILIIAYVLLSWLPASGVIWEIRRILGTVVEPYIGIFRKIVPSLGMIDISPIVAILVLSWLIRPLLVTALVAIGL
- the proC gene encoding pyrroline-5-carboxylate reductase; the protein is MTSSAGLALARETRLAVIGGGRMGEAIIAGLVSSGALESSSITVVEPSPGRRSVLTDTYGVLCFPTPQEIETGFDVALLAVKPQALPSVLPKLAPIVGSALVISIAAGVTTTRLESVLPQATAVVRVMPNTPVMAGQGMSVICPGAEVSDEQIALAQALFGSVGETIILAEQHLDAATAISGCGPAYMAIVIDALTRAGVQHGLSREAAQALVVQTMRGTADLLETTGAHPAQLADDVASPGGATAAAIAALEESGLRSAFAKAVNAAVTRAKELNP
- a CDS encoding cell division protein SepF; the protein is MGLWNRIKARLGFGDYDYYDDYDDEDDDGIRDEDDAEPEEQWSSRATERSSSVRRIERQPEADYSRDWSREPQRLRAVPSASEVSSISPQLKMHIVEPKGFNEAQSIADKFKQGTPVIINMTSTSPELAKRFIDFASGLTYGLDGGLQRVSDKVFMLTPTNVDVSDGDVRRMKDRGLFGGVDL
- a CDS encoding YggS family pyridoxal phosphate-dependent enzyme; this translates as MGAIAERYEWICRQVAEAADHVGRDACDITVVAVTKNVGVPEIQQALAAGILDLGENRVQEFSGKQAMFPEARWHFIGTLQTNKAKHVVGKAHLIHSVDSLRLLETIDSRAADVDVRQPVLLQVNVAGEATKHGFAPCDLADVLLEADKMDNIVVKGLMTMAPFGSPEDQRWVFQELREVRDNLCVKPHNGVELDELSMGMTNDYRVAVEEGSTIVRIGRAIFGR
- the phoU gene encoding phosphate signaling complex protein PhoU — protein: MREEFRNELRDLRAEVVEISHDVTEVTRLAVRSLVDGDVDAAQLVIDGDSDFDRRCLGVEEHAIEIIATQFPVARDLRLLYSLTYISLHLERMADLSVNIARATKRTAGRRGPQTLYDLIQAQGNLVYRVLEAMSEALKNSDLELARKLEDLDEPIDHLYKQFFRELGRLDEDEDIEWASSMVLAARYLERIADNAVDIGERIAYLVTGEFDGSCTPNEEQ
- a CDS encoding polyphenol oxidase family protein, whose product is MTLPIPRLDRREQSDGVVIHTDQSLYDRSRIQVAFSERTGGVSRSSWRSLNLATHVGDDAAHVAANRARFLSAARIDPEVVDLVVAEQVHGDSIAIIDRGALCCRASGYADPFIAAASDALLTHERHVPLLMLYADCVPIILVAEGPIPSVCVVHAGWRGIMSSLPERAAVELINRAGCSPQGISAYIGAHIGSCCFRVAEELSSAFAAKFGQSVVAGPNIDLHAAVEISLLRAGLLVGRIASLQICTAHNTDRFFSYRSEGTTGRHGALASIE